A genome region from Nocardiopsis exhalans includes the following:
- a CDS encoding LCP family protein → MSLGKWAACAMTGVVIAGSLAGYTVYQDVFGIATADVDPDGWGDRPAQVDGLHNILLLGTDERAGDDASYNELNGIRPDVLVVVSIDVDQGGVTMVNLPRDTMVEIPPCEGGEEGSGWNGGVDQVNHAMVYGGMDCQGNTVETITGIHLDHMVMVDFAGFENIVDAVGNIEMCIPEPIDDPKAHLKLDAGLQELNGEQALGLARSRDSTESRSDLGRIENQQRMIGAILREVTEGEVLSSPSSLYGFLDSITDSLTTDSGFTVDKMTELAIAMREVDLGRMNMVTAPVMEYPANTNKVMLDEAPAQALFSAVAAGELTEGDDGGTDEEESGGGVEPSDVSLRVLNNTGIDGLGSEIEQLLTAEGFVVTEATNPEPGAPDTTTVYHGPDRVEHAEVLADALAVAEVVEEPSLGEELELVMGGADWGGMATTGSEGEDEGEGGGGNALDDLESTSADEDTVSCS, encoded by the coding sequence ATGAGCCTTGGCAAGTGGGCGGCGTGCGCGATGACCGGTGTGGTCATCGCCGGGAGCCTGGCCGGCTACACCGTCTACCAGGACGTCTTCGGTATCGCCACGGCCGACGTCGACCCCGACGGCTGGGGTGACCGGCCAGCCCAGGTGGACGGACTGCACAACATCCTGCTCCTGGGCACCGACGAGCGCGCGGGGGACGACGCCAGCTACAACGAGCTCAACGGCATCCGCCCCGACGTCCTGGTGGTCGTCAGCATCGACGTCGACCAGGGCGGGGTGACCATGGTCAACCTGCCGCGCGACACGATGGTCGAGATCCCGCCGTGCGAGGGCGGCGAGGAGGGCAGCGGTTGGAACGGCGGCGTCGACCAGGTCAACCACGCCATGGTCTACGGGGGGATGGACTGCCAGGGCAACACCGTGGAGACGATCACCGGCATCCACCTGGACCACATGGTCATGGTGGACTTCGCCGGGTTCGAGAACATCGTCGACGCTGTCGGGAACATCGAGATGTGCATCCCCGAGCCGATCGACGACCCCAAGGCGCACCTGAAGCTGGATGCCGGGCTGCAGGAGCTCAACGGCGAGCAGGCCCTGGGCCTGGCGCGCTCTCGGGACAGCACGGAGTCCAGGAGCGACCTGGGCCGGATCGAGAACCAGCAGCGCATGATCGGTGCCATCCTGCGCGAGGTCACCGAAGGCGAGGTCCTGTCCAGCCCCAGCAGTCTCTACGGCTTCCTGGACTCGATCACCGACAGCCTCACGACCGACAGCGGCTTCACCGTGGACAAGATGACCGAACTGGCCATCGCCATGCGCGAGGTGGACCTGGGCCGGATGAACATGGTCACCGCCCCGGTCATGGAGTATCCCGCCAACACCAACAAGGTGATGCTGGACGAAGCCCCGGCGCAGGCGCTGTTCTCGGCGGTGGCCGCCGGCGAGCTGACCGAGGGGGACGACGGGGGGACGGACGAGGAGGAGTCCGGGGGCGGCGTCGAGCCCTCCGACGTGTCCCTGCGGGTGCTCAACAACACCGGCATCGACGGACTGGGTAGCGAGATCGAGCAGTTGCTGACGGCGGAGGGCTTCGTCGTGACCGAGGCCACCAACCCCGAACCGGGCGCACCCGACACGACCACCGTTTACCACGGCCCCGACCGGGTCGAGCACGCGGAGGTCCTGGCCGATGCCCTGGCGGTCGCCGAGGTGGTCGAGGAGCCCTCGCTGGGCGAGGAGCTGGAACTGGTCATGGGCGGGGCCGACTGGGGCGGCATGGCCACCACCGGAAGCGAGGGCGAGGACGAGGGCGAAGGTGGCGGTGGCAACGCGCTGGACGACCTCGAGTCCACCTCGGCCGACGAGGACACGGTCAGCTGCTCCTGA
- a CDS encoding LCP family protein, with product MAGRRSAPHTSGALSAARLSAGQWIACVATALAIVASLGGYGWYQGLIGNITTAQVDTDEWDRPTSVEGVMNLLIIGSDVRSGENADYGDAEGERPDTMLIASINVDSGAATLVNLPRDLMVDLPDCEAVEGYEGMSPHEGMINSAMNFGGVGCQWKVVEQVTGVHLDHFVMMDFGGFKDMVDAIGGVEMCIPEPIDDVKAHLKLDAGLQTLDGEDSLGFVRSRYAQGDGSDLSRIDRQQEFMGAMLREVLSSDVMTSPITITNFLGAVTDSITTDDDLTVDTMADIAISMREVDLDRVQFVTVPNGEHPADKNRIIMSDAAPALFEAINNGVDLSGGDDEDQEKADDGAPSPGDISVEIVNNTGIEGLALEIQAVLVDDGYVVTGTGNPELRAPEFTTVYHGPGDAAAAELLAGELSNAQTEEVEGLEQTLELVAGSDWNGFDTGSSSSSEGELSITDDLGGKTAEKKESAC from the coding sequence ATGGCTGGAAGACGCTCCGCCCCCCACACCTCAGGCGCCCTGAGCGCCGCCCGGCTGTCCGCCGGACAGTGGATCGCCTGTGTGGCGACGGCCCTGGCCATCGTCGCCAGTCTGGGCGGTTACGGCTGGTACCAGGGCTTGATCGGTAACATCACGACCGCCCAGGTGGACACTGACGAGTGGGACCGCCCCACGAGCGTGGAGGGGGTGATGAACCTGCTGATCATCGGTTCGGACGTGCGCTCGGGGGAGAACGCCGACTACGGCGACGCCGAGGGTGAGCGGCCCGACACGATGCTCATCGCGAGCATCAACGTGGACAGCGGCGCGGCCACGCTGGTGAACCTGCCCCGCGACCTGATGGTCGACCTGCCCGACTGCGAGGCGGTGGAGGGCTACGAGGGCATGTCCCCGCACGAGGGCATGATCAACTCCGCGATGAACTTCGGCGGGGTGGGCTGCCAGTGGAAGGTCGTCGAGCAGGTCACCGGGGTACACCTGGACCACTTCGTGATGATGGACTTCGGCGGGTTCAAGGACATGGTGGACGCCATCGGCGGGGTGGAGATGTGCATCCCCGAGCCGATCGACGACGTCAAGGCGCACCTGAAGCTGGACGCCGGGTTGCAGACCCTGGACGGCGAGGACTCGCTGGGGTTCGTGCGCTCGCGCTACGCCCAGGGTGACGGCAGCGACCTGTCCCGGATCGACCGCCAGCAGGAGTTCATGGGCGCCATGCTGCGCGAGGTGCTCAGCAGCGACGTGATGACCAGCCCCATCACCATCACCAACTTCCTCGGCGCGGTCACCGACTCCATCACCACCGACGACGACCTCACCGTCGACACCATGGCCGACATCGCCATCTCCATGCGCGAGGTCGACCTGGACCGGGTCCAGTTCGTCACCGTGCCCAACGGGGAGCATCCCGCGGACAAGAACCGCATCATCATGAGCGACGCGGCCCCCGCGCTGTTCGAGGCGATCAACAACGGCGTGGACCTGTCCGGCGGAGACGACGAGGACCAGGAGAAGGCCGACGACGGCGCACCGTCACCCGGCGACATCTCGGTGGAGATCGTCAACAACACCGGGATCGAGGGCCTGGCCCTGGAGATCCAGGCGGTCCTGGTCGACGACGGCTACGTGGTCACCGGCACCGGCAACCCGGAGCTGCGCGCGCCCGAGTTCACCACCGTCTACCACGGTCCGGGCGACGCGGCCGCGGCCGAACTGCTCGCCGGTGAGCTGAGCAACGCCCAGACCGAGGAGGTCGAGGGCCTGGAGCAGACCCTCGAACTGGTCGCCGGGTCCGACTGGAACGGCTTCGACACCGGCTCCTCGTCCTCCTCAGAGGGGGAGCTGTCCATTACCGACGACCTCGGCGGCAAGACCGCCGAAAAGAAGGAAAGTGCCTGCTAG